In Capillimicrobium parvum, a genomic segment contains:
- a CDS encoding sigma-70 family RNA polymerase sigma factor — protein sequence MTTSAPVSERWLLLRYRTTNDPVARERLVEAMMPLVRRLVSGYGHPRHREDLLQAACLGLTKAIDRWDPLRGPELRTYAIPTMHGEVRRWLRDHSWAIHVPRPLQERVLTVTRATSGLRARDGRSPTAGQIAEHLTMPLEDVLGALQAGRAYGAASLEAPLGGDPEAGTLGDVIGDEDERLDRAEQVASLSSLRDLLDDRDREVLRLRFVEDLTQSEIADRIGCSQMQVSRLLRRSIDRLSARVTATGTEEVGAVAAPGS from the coding sequence CGCGAGCGCCTCGTCGAGGCGATGATGCCACTCGTGCGCCGGCTCGTCTCGGGCTACGGCCATCCGCGTCACCGAGAGGACCTCCTGCAGGCGGCGTGCCTCGGCCTGACGAAGGCGATCGACCGCTGGGACCCCCTCCGCGGGCCCGAGCTGCGTACGTACGCGATCCCGACGATGCACGGCGAGGTGCGCCGCTGGCTGCGCGACCACTCGTGGGCCATCCACGTGCCGCGGCCCTTGCAGGAGCGCGTCCTGACCGTAACCCGCGCGACGAGCGGGCTGCGCGCGCGCGATGGCCGGTCGCCCACGGCGGGCCAGATCGCCGAGCACCTGACGATGCCCCTCGAGGACGTGCTCGGGGCGCTCCAGGCCGGGCGCGCCTACGGGGCCGCGTCGCTGGAGGCGCCGCTGGGCGGCGACCCGGAGGCGGGCACGCTCGGCGACGTGATCGGCGACGAGGACGAGCGCCTCGACCGCGCCGAGCAGGTGGCGTCGCTGAGCAGCCTGCGCGATCTGCTCGACGACCGCGACCGCGAGGTGCTGCGCCTGCGCTTCGTCGAAGACCTCACCCAGAGCGAGATCGCCGACCGGATCGGCTGCTCGCAGATGCAGGTGTCACGCCTGCTGCGACGGTCGATCGACCGGTTGAGCGCCCGGGTGACCGCGACGGGAACAGAAGAGGTGGGCGCGGTGGCTGCCCCCGGGTCCTGA
- a CDS encoding transglycosylase family protein, giving the protein MFRLPPPRLAATLAAAVLAPLTLWAASPLVAGGEPTAEQLQSQISGQKAREQSLASAAERLARLEQALSADIAVLERRLGEVRDDLARGEAQLAGTQADLRTERARVQRLRRKLALSRTLLARRLREQYTASNADLVSLLLSARSLSDLLEQGEFLRRLQRNDERIVGNVRDARAEAQDAARRLASLEKRQRDAVIAVQRREAALSRMNAILQARRQSLASARAAREAALRNTRAGRQEAERQLNRLLAERARAAMSVGPGGPWAIPWPIVQCESGGQNLPPNWAGASGYYQFMPATWKLMGGSTPHAYQASKAEQDRLAAKLWAGGAGARNWDCFALVSDQ; this is encoded by the coding sequence ATGTTCCGCCTGCCGCCGCCACGTCTTGCCGCCACCCTCGCGGCCGCCGTCCTCGCGCCGCTCACCCTGTGGGCGGCGAGCCCGCTCGTGGCCGGAGGCGAGCCGACCGCGGAGCAGCTGCAGTCGCAGATCAGCGGCCAGAAGGCCCGCGAGCAGTCGCTGGCGTCCGCCGCCGAGCGCCTCGCCCGGCTCGAGCAGGCCCTCAGCGCGGACATCGCGGTGCTCGAGCGCCGGCTCGGCGAGGTGCGCGACGACCTCGCCCGCGGCGAGGCGCAGCTGGCCGGCACCCAGGCCGACCTGCGCACGGAGCGGGCGCGCGTCCAGCGTCTGCGCCGCAAGCTCGCGCTGAGCCGCACCCTCCTGGCCCGTCGCCTGCGCGAGCAGTACACCGCGTCGAACGCCGACCTGGTCTCACTGCTGCTGAGCGCCCGCAGCCTGTCGGACCTGCTCGAGCAGGGCGAGTTCCTGCGCCGGCTGCAGCGCAACGACGAGCGCATCGTCGGCAACGTGCGCGACGCGCGTGCGGAGGCGCAGGACGCGGCCCGCCGGCTCGCGTCGCTCGAGAAGCGCCAGCGCGACGCCGTGATCGCCGTCCAGCGCCGCGAGGCCGCATTGTCGCGCATGAACGCGATCCTCCAGGCGCGGCGCCAGAGCCTCGCCTCGGCGCGCGCGGCCCGCGAGGCCGCGCTGCGCAACACGCGGGCCGGCCGCCAGGAGGCCGAGCGCCAGCTCAACCGCCTGCTCGCCGAGCGGGCGCGCGCGGCGATGTCCGTCGGTCCCGGTGGGCCGTGGGCGATCCCGTGGCCGATCGTCCAGTGCGAGTCGGGCGGGCAGAACCTGCCGCCGAACTGGGCGGGGGCGTCGGGCTACTACCAGTTCATGCCGGCCACCTGGAAGCTCATGGGCGGCTCGACCCCGCACGCCTATCAGGCATCGAAGGCCGAGCAGGACCGCCTCGCCGCGAAGCTCTGGGCGGGCGGGGCCGGCGCGCGCAACTGGGACTGCTTCGCGCTCGTGTCCGACCAGTGA
- a CDS encoding DUF3037 domain-containing protein, translating to MSAARSPFSYAIVRVVPRVERGERFNAGVVLFSRPRRFLGARVALDEHRLRPLAPGLDPATVQPHLDAIVRIAAGDPEAGPIAAADQSERFGWLVAPSSTIIQPSHVHTGLCEDPAAMLEHLFATLVLPVAP from the coding sequence GTGTCCGCCGCGCGTAGCCCCTTCTCGTACGCGATCGTCCGCGTCGTCCCGCGCGTGGAGCGCGGCGAGCGCTTCAACGCCGGCGTCGTGCTCTTCAGCCGCCCGCGCCGGTTTCTCGGCGCCCGCGTCGCGCTCGACGAGCACCGGCTGCGCCCCCTCGCGCCCGGCCTCGACCCCGCGACCGTCCAGCCGCACCTCGACGCGATCGTGCGTATCGCCGCCGGCGACCCCGAGGCCGGGCCGATCGCGGCCGCCGACCAGTCGGAGCGCTTCGGCTGGCTCGTCGCCCCGTCAAGTACGATCATCCAGCCGTCGCACGTGCACACGGGCCTGTGCGAGGACCCCGCGGCGATGCTCGAGCACCTGTTCGCCACGCTCGTCCTGCCCGTCGCGCCCTGA